In Streptomyces sp. TS71-3, the following proteins share a genomic window:
- a CDS encoding TetR/AcrR family transcriptional regulator has protein sequence MESDLIWMRPGKSGAGRPAGRTREEITEAAVRVADRDGLDGVSMRNVAAELGTGAGSLYRYVDNHGDLLDLMADHVCGEYDLREPSGDWLADLVGLGLQAREIYRRHPWLAELTLTRPAVGPHGIDVNEHFFAALAGHPATDGEKLVALGILNAVVAAAARAEASPVDMLRSARYVAHVAAEGNHPHLAALNPAPGDGDPLPEALRRILTGLLG, from the coding sequence ATGGAGTCGGATCTCATCTGGATGAGGCCGGGCAAGTCAGGGGCCGGACGACCGGCCGGCCGCACGCGCGAGGAGATCACCGAGGCCGCGGTGCGGGTCGCCGACCGGGACGGGCTCGACGGGGTCTCCATGCGCAACGTCGCCGCGGAGCTGGGGACGGGGGCCGGCTCGCTCTACCGGTATGTCGACAATCACGGCGACCTCCTCGACCTGATGGCCGACCACGTCTGCGGCGAGTACGACCTCCGCGAACCCTCCGGAGACTGGCTGGCCGACCTGGTGGGCCTCGGGCTCCAGGCCCGCGAGATCTACCGCCGCCACCCGTGGCTCGCCGAACTCACCCTCACCAGGCCGGCGGTCGGCCCCCATGGCATCGACGTCAACGAGCACTTCTTCGCCGCGCTCGCCGGCCACCCCGCGACCGACGGGGAGAAGCTGGTCGCGCTCGGGATCCTCAACGCGGTGGTCGCCGCGGCGGCACGCGCGGAGGCCTCCCCCGTCGACATGCTGCGCAGCGCCCGCTACGTCGCGCACGTGGCCGCCGAGGGCAACCACCCCCACCTCGCCGCCCTCAACCCCGCCCCCGGGGACGGCGACCCGTTGCCGGAGGCCCTGCGCCGGATCCTCACGGGCCTGCTCGGCTGA